A genomic segment from Aspergillus chevalieri M1 DNA, chromosome 7, nearly complete sequence encodes:
- a CDS encoding uncharacterized protein (antiSMASH:Cluster_7.3) has product MPRGRPRTIAEETTLSSQDTITPEQIDTDLQAIHNRIAKLEELRVARENLARLEAEVINPSEIGSVVNRDHPGNHPPESHTEELKIKNISTFTLNFNLQRRQDWLLDLRYTFRGAPRKYRTDGKKILAALNFLDHTCRHRWYRHVEEKSIEERQNIEDSWAYFEEWTLSLIRNTTTLQADIMDQIERTCQLPNQDPREFHAYLDTLEQHFPRQAEKERALSFSLNSRATSRNIFENITLSCLKDERRWSPLPPTIGTS; this is encoded by the coding sequence ATGCCGAGAGGTCGCCCAAGAACTATCGCTGAGGAAACAACACTGTCCTCACAAGACACTATAACACCTGAGCAAATCGACACCGACCTGCAAGCAATACACAACCGAATCGCCAAGCTTGAGGAGCTCCGCGTCGCCCGCGAAAACCTTGCCCGCCTAGAAGCAGAGGTTATCAACCCTTCCGAAATAGGTTCAGTAGTGAACCGGGACCACCCAGGCAACCACCCACCAGAGAGTCACACTGAAGAGCTAAAGATCAAGAATATCTCAACCTTCACGCTGAATTTCAACCTACAAAGACGCCAGGATTGGCTCCTCGACCTCCGCTACACCTTTCGGGGTGCCCCCCGAAAATACCGAACAGATGGGAAGAAAATCCTAGCCGCCCTCAACTTCCTTGATCACACCTGTCGGCATAGATGGTATCGACATGTGGAAGAGAAATCTATTGAGGAGCGCCAAAACATTGAAGATTCATGGGCATACTTCGAAGAATGGACACTTAGCCTCATTCGGAATACAACCACCCTCCAGGCTGATATAATGGACCAAATCGAAAGGACCTGCCAGCTCCCCAATCAGGACCCTAGAGAGTTCCATGCCTACCTTGACACCCTAGAACAACATTTCCCTCGACAAGCAGAAAAGGAACGTGCACTCTCCTTTTCGCTAAACTCCAGGGCAACCTCAAGAAATATATTCGAGAACATCACATTAAGCTGCCTGAAGGACGAGAGGAGATGGTCTCCCTTGCCACCCACTATTGGAACCTCCTAA
- a CDS encoding hemerythrin domain-containing protein (COG:S;~EggNog:ENOG410PP6I;~InterPro:IPR012312;~PFAM:PF01814;~antiSMASH:Cluster_7.3) — MEWKMNGPTGAGDRTREGESLPPLSMKDFQVYNRLSVQMDQFHNHFRLVWNDLQNACAPIGKQKHPRQLILTGLAFCSQLDFHHSIEEQHVFPVLAKKMPEFRKELDLLQQHKKIHAGLVELERYLEDCRTGEAELDRAEVKRLMDAFGDVLWKHLDEEVQTLGAQNMRRYWTLKEMPGLQM, encoded by the exons ATGGAGTGGAAAATGAATGGGCCTACAGGAGCCGGCGATCGCACACGGGAAGGCGAATCGCTGCCTCCACTATCGATGAAAGACTTCCAAGTCTACAACCGCCTGTCCGTGCAAATGGACCAGTTC CACAACCATTTCCGCCTCGTTTGGAACGACCTCCAAAACGCCTGCGCCCCCATTGGCAAACAAAAACACCCCCGCCAACTCATCCTAACCGGCCTTGCCTTCTGCTCCCAACTCGACTTCCACCACTCCATCGAAGAACAGCACGTCTTCCCCGTCCTCGCGAAGAAAATGCCCGAGTTCCGCAAGGAATTGGACCTCCTGCAACAGCATAAGAAGATCCATGCCGGGCTCGTGGAGTTGGAGAGGTATTTGGAGGATTGTCGGACGGGGGAGGCGGAGCTTGATAGGGCGGAGGTGAAGAGGTTGATGGATGCTTTTGGGGACGTGCTTTGGAAGCACCTTGATGAGGAGGTGCAGACGTTGGGGGCGCAGAATATGAGGAGGTATTGGACGTTGAAGGAGATGCCGGGGTTGCAGATGTGA
- the erg9 gene encoding bifunctional farnesyl-diphosphate farnesyltransferase/squalene synthase (BUSCO:EOG09262HA6;~COG:I;~EggNog:ENOG410PFJU;~InterPro:IPR019845,IPR008949,IPR006449,IPR002060, IPR033904;~PFAM:PF00494;~TransMembrane:1 (o419-443i);~antiSMASH:Cluster_7.3;~go_component: GO:0016021 - integral component of membrane [Evidence IEA];~go_function: GO:0004310 - farnesyl-diphosphate farnesyltransferase activity [Evidence IEA];~go_function: GO:0016740 - transferase activity [Evidence IEA];~go_function: GO:0016765 - transferase activity, transferring alkyl or aryl (other than methyl) groups [Evidence IEA];~go_function: GO:0051996 - squalene synthase activity [Evidence IEA];~go_process: GO:0008610 - lipid biosynthetic process [Evidence IEA];~go_process: GO:0009058 - biosynthetic process [Evidence IEA]) gives MGLIGNVLYYSFHPSELRAIMQWKVWHIPVHQRNEKDETETQKTCFKFLDKTSRSFSAVIKELHPELLLPVCLFYLILRGLDTVEDDTSIPLATKEPLLRDFKDFLEQDGWTFNGNRPEEKDRELLVQFHNVITEFKNLKPAYKEIIRDITDKMGNGMADYARKAESDDASVITIEQYDLYCYYVAGLVGEGLTRLFIESEFGNPGLLKRDQLHKSMGLFLQKTNIIRDIREDNDDGRRFWPKEIWSKHVNDFDDLFKPENLDSALNCSSEMVLNALEHVEDCLFYLAGLREQSVFNFCAIPQSMAIATLELCFRNPAIFQRNVKITKGDACQLMMESTQNLHLVYQVFRRYARRIHKKNSPKDPNFLKISLVCGRIEKFAETIFPSQSAEEAQRRLTGAVTEEEARKAKEEAEARQDVYFIMGLMGVVVLIVALTMTGFAWYMGARFDLAWKELKKGNFRPPQHLRGATGTHQEL, from the exons ATGGGCCTCATCGGAAATGTCCTCTACTACTCTTTCCACCCCTCGGAATTGAGGGCCATAATGCAATG GAAAGTCTGGCACATCCCCGTTCATCAACGTAACGAGAAGGACGAAACCGAAACACAAAAGACCTGCTTCAAATTCCTGGACAAGACTAGCCGAAGTTTCAGCGCCGTCATCAAGGAACTCCATCCCGAGTTGCTGCTCCCTGTGTGTCTGTTCTACCTGATCTTGCGTGGCTTGGATACCGTCGAGGATGACACCTCGATTCCTCTTGCGACCAAGGAGCCTTTGCTTCGCGACTTCAAGGACTTCCTCGAACAGGATGGCTGGACCTTCAATGGCAACCGgccagaggagaaggacCGGGAGCTGCTGGTTCAGTTCCACAACGTCATCACCGAGTTCAAGAACTTGAAGCCCGCCTACAAGGAAATCATCAGGGACATCACCGACAAAATGGGCAACGGTATGGCCGACTATGCCCGCAAGGCCGAATCCGACGATGCGAGCGTCATAACCATTGAGCAGTATGACTTGTATTGTTACTACGTGGCCGGTTTGGTCGGTGAAGGTCTGACCCGTCTGTTCATCGAGTCGGAGTTTGGCAATCCGGGATTGTTGAAGCGCGATCAACTGCACAAATCCATGGGGCTCTTCCTGCAGAAAACGAATATCATCCGTGATATCCGGGAAGACAACGATGACGGCCGCCGCTTTTGGCCCAAAGAGATTTGGTCCAAGCACGTCAACGATTTTGACGACCTTTTCAAGCCGGAGAATCTCGATAGCGCTCTGAACTGCAGCTCCGAGATGGTCTTGAATGCACTGGAACACGTTGAGGACTGTCTTTTCTACCTCGCTGGTCTGCGTGAGCAGAGCGTGTTCAACTTCTGTGCGATTCCCCAGTCCATGGCCATTGCTACCCTCGAACTGTGCTTCCGCAACCCAGCAATCTTCCAGCGCAATGTCAAGATCACCAAGGGTGATGCTTGCCAGCTGATGATGGAGTCGACTCAAAACCTGCATCTGGTCTACCAGGTGTTCCGCCGGTACGCTCGCCGGATTCACAAGAAGAACTCTCCGAAGGACCCGAACTTCCTTAAGATCAGTCTTGTTTGCGGACGT ATTGAGAAATTCGCCGAAACCATCTTCCCAAGCCAGTCCGCCGAGGAAGCTCAGCGTCGCTTGACTGGTGCGGTGACTGAGGAGGAGGCACGCAAGGCCAAGGAAGAGGCCGAAGCGCGCCAGGATGTCTACTTCATCATGGGCCTTATGGGTGTCGTTGTGTTGATCGTTGCGCTGACTATG ACTGGATTTGCCTGGTACATGGGCGCACGCTTTGATCTCGCCTGgaaggagttgaagaaggGCAACTTCCGTCCCCCCCAGCACCTTCGCGGGGCCACAGGAACCCACCAAGAGTTATAG
- a CDS encoding uncharacterized protein (COG:S;~EggNog:ENOG410Q2TR;~InterPro:IPR027417;~antiSMASH:Cluster_7.3): protein MLGPCTYERGNYKCLCTQGIVPGVIDLNFNDAQTCDTCLHPIAMHLDYARPALPPAITAPALSGNASPDNTTSGNNPPKRRIRPYSLSSRVHPRTKLVNELIERLHYYHIIRVRGTPASGKTTLMNIVVNQLFENHGKERPIYVLTDWNERMIRGQGGWDAYLEQETGVHGDQWLTYSAYLVIDEAQESYWDGALWADLFKRIELDSSPYILLFTSYGSPGRGFVGFNEEKHRKTPLIFAPEQQISLRADENVRGYNPFRAPFLTPVGLLLDKDEAMDVVTLITKQMQSRPSLTEDLKEC, encoded by the exons ATGCTAGGTCCATGTACCTATGAGCGTGGCAATTACAAGTGTCTATGCACCCAGGGGATAGTCCCTGGGGTCATCGACTTGAATTTCAATGATGCTCAGACCTGTGACACATGCTTGCATCCAATAGCCATGCATCTTGATTATG CTCGTCCAGCCCTCCCCCCTGCTATCACCGCTCCTGCTCTCTCCGGGAACGCTTCGCCTGATAACACCACTTCTGGCAATAATCCACCAAAAAGGAGAATCAGACCTTATA GTCTCTCAAGTCGGGTTCATCCTCGGACGAAATTGGTCAATGAGTTGATAGAGCGACTTCATTACTATCATATCATTCGAGTGCGCGGCACACCAGCTTCCGGGAAAACGACTTTGATGAACATTGTGGTCAATCAATTGTTTGAGAATCATGGCAAAGAAAGGCCTATTTATGTTCTTACAGATTGGAATGAGAGGATGATTAGAGGACAAGGCGGCTGGGATGCATATTTAGAGCAGGAGACGGGTGTTCATGGTGACCAGTGGCTCACCTACTCGGCCTATCTGGTTATAGACGAAGCACAAGAGTCGTACTGGGATGGTGCACTTTGGGCAGATCTCTTCAAACGTATTGAACTTGATTCCAGCCCATACATCCTACTCTTCACATCATACGGCTCACCAGGTAGGGGCTTCGTGGGATTCAATGAGGAGAAACATAGAAAAACTCCTTTAATATTTGCTCCTGAACAGCAGATATCACTGCGGGCAGATGAAAATGTCAGAGGTTATAATCCATTTCGAGCACCTTTTTTGACACCAGTTGGCCTGCTACTTGACAAGgatgaggcaatggatgTGGTAACACTAATCACAAAACAAATGCAGTCACGTCCATCTCTAACAGAGGACCTCAAGGAGTGTTAG